The Triticum aestivum cultivar Chinese Spring chromosome 7B, IWGSC CS RefSeq v2.1, whole genome shotgun sequence genome window below encodes:
- the LOC123157571 gene encoding uncharacterized protein — translation MDRFHDRQHVWLRSCVHGTYLNADSDGKSVSLRQRRESLKAAWAVHIYQGDVPYLLLYSAAYGRYLAATATPAPLAHLGFRAEQRDYDQPVVPAIGGRYLRANGKHTSKYLRWNNGVTVDDVDNVSTMMHWTVEPIPLRGPDMPQPGFAAPIPSRIPRDLSVMLGRERGVWRLIRFVRASAEGEYAEDGNGWTEFQFRGRYVYHLRNELAKRINAEVHLFELAMCVRAGRYGRLIPLVVNLPHGRNGETLQIVLCLSRTPAYDELRHPDVYSQ, via the exons ATGGACAGGTTCCACGACAGGCAGCACGTGTGGCTGCGGAGCTGCGTGCACGGCACGTACCTCAACGCCGACAGCGACGGGAAGAGCGTCTCCCTCCGCCAGCGCCGCGAGTCGCTAAAGGCGGCGTGGGCGGTGCACATCTACCAGGGCGACGTGCCGTACCTGCTCCTCTACAGCGCCGCCTACGGCCGCTACCTCGCCGCCACGGCCACGCCGGCGCCGCTCGCCCACCTCGGCTTCCGCGCCGAGCAGCGCGACTACGACCAGCCGGTGGTGCCGGCCATCGGCGGCCGCTACCTCCGCGCCAACGGCAAGCACACCAGCAAGTACCTCCGCTGGAACAACGGCGTCACCGTCGACGACGTCGACAACGTCAGCACCATGATGCACTGGACCGTCGAGCCCATCCCCCTCAGAGGGCCGGACATGCCTCAGCCGGGCTTTGCTGCCCCGATTCCG agccgcatccccCGAGATCTGTCCGTGATGCTGGGACGCGAGCGAGGGGTGTGGCGGCTGATCCGGTTCGTGCGAGCGAGCGCCGAGGGGGAGTACGCCGAGGACGGCAACGGCTGGACCGAGTTCCAGTTCAGGGGGAGGTACGTGTACCACCTGAGGAACGAGCTGGCCAAACGCATCAACGCCGAGGTGCACTTGTTCGAGCTCGCCATGTGCGTCCGAGCGGGCCGCTACGGGCGTTTGATCCCGCTCGTCGTCAACCTGCCCCACGGACGCAACGGCGAGACCCTCCAGATTGTCCTCTGCCTCTCCAGGACCCCTG CCTATGATGAGCTGCGTCACCCGGATGTCTATTCACAGTAG